The following are from one region of the Stigmatella ashevillena genome:
- a CDS encoding OmpP1/FadL family transporter gives MRRECRELFLASALGAVFAVTTPVQANIDPVAIYDARSAGMGDTGVAYAHGAASLYHNPALLQGTQKMDATVSVAAVVPGITYGRAPIDGPETEVSAKVSLVPSPFVGFSYRLTERIVVGLAAYPMEAYGGAFEDVQTFGGLDFSSVVATIEASPAVSVALLDTLSLGLGYRITYIQEQVKVPVLVGDGFVLSETNLSGANFAGLHAGLTYRPVKFLRLGLSYRSKIKTTVDGTLEIPGLEGQAFSADVASPHRFKAGAACSLFDDRLLLVLDAKMMLYENSHEESVTTVETPQGTQRQVKPLLWKNVIGLGLGAEYAVTPMFLVRAGYTTAGSATPLETADYFTPPPARSHVIHLGAGVRFTRWNFDVGALYGVSKAHLTPPLSNPGNYGGAGVTVALSGTYRL, from the coding sequence GTGCGACGAGAGTGTAGAGAGCTGTTTCTTGCGAGTGCCCTGGGAGCGGTGTTCGCGGTCACCACGCCTGTTCAAGCGAACATCGACCCCGTTGCCATCTACGATGCCCGCTCGGCCGGGATGGGCGATACCGGGGTGGCCTACGCCCACGGCGCGGCGTCGCTGTACCACAACCCGGCGCTGCTCCAAGGGACCCAGAAGATGGATGCCACCGTCAGCGTCGCGGCGGTGGTGCCTGGCATCACGTATGGTCGTGCACCCATCGACGGGCCGGAGACCGAGGTGTCCGCGAAGGTCTCGCTCGTTCCGAGCCCGTTTGTGGGGTTCTCCTACCGGCTCACGGAGCGAATCGTGGTGGGACTGGCGGCCTATCCGATGGAGGCCTACGGAGGGGCCTTCGAGGATGTGCAGACGTTTGGCGGACTCGACTTCTCGTCCGTGGTGGCGACGATTGAGGCCAGTCCGGCGGTATCCGTCGCGCTTCTCGACACTCTGTCCCTGGGACTCGGCTACCGCATCACCTACATCCAGGAACAGGTGAAGGTGCCGGTGCTGGTCGGAGACGGCTTCGTCCTGTCAGAGACGAATCTCTCCGGGGCCAATTTCGCGGGACTGCACGCGGGTCTCACCTACCGCCCGGTGAAGTTCCTGCGCCTCGGGTTGTCCTACCGGTCCAAGATCAAGACGACGGTGGACGGCACGTTGGAGATTCCAGGACTCGAAGGGCAGGCCTTCTCGGCGGACGTCGCGTCGCCGCACCGGTTCAAAGCAGGGGCGGCGTGCTCCCTCTTCGATGACAGACTCCTGTTGGTGCTCGATGCGAAGATGATGCTCTACGAGAACTCCCACGAGGAGTCCGTGACGACGGTGGAGACGCCACAGGGGACGCAGAGGCAGGTGAAGCCGCTTCTGTGGAAGAACGTCATCGGGCTCGGGCTCGGGGCGGAGTATGCCGTGACACCGATGTTCCTCGTGCGCGCGGGCTATACCACCGCGGGCTCCGCCACGCCCTTGGAGACGGCGGACTACTTCACACCGCCACCGGCCCGGTCCCATGTCATTCACCTTGGGGCGGGCGTGCGCTTCACGCGCTGGAACTTCGACGTTGGCGCGCTCTATGGAGTCTCCAAGGCCCACCTGACTCCGCCCCTCTCGAACCCTGGCAACTACGGAGGCGCAGGGGTGACCGTGGCGCTTTCCGGCACTTACCGGCTGTAA